The nucleotide window ATCCAGAAAAAATGATTAAAGTTTTGGGTAGTAGACCTGATGCATACTGGAGACAAGAACAAGATAAAGTTAATAGTTGGATTCAACAACAAGAATATAATATAAATGTTCATGATATGATGATAAACAATGAAGGGTTGCTAAAAGAAGATTTATCAGTAGATGGGCTACACCCAGATATTGAAGGGAAAAAAATAATTGGGACAATCATTAATGAGTATATTGATAAAATGAAAATTAGCACTATTTAATAGTGCTAATTTTTTCCTCCAAAATAATCTTATCTAAGATTCTTGCTGCTACCAATATTACTGGTTGGCATTTTAATTCTGGAGTACGGTATTTATCTTTTAGATTATCGCAGTTAATTGAACCCATTTCTTTGTGATAATGATAAAAAAGCTTTTGTGTAAGTTCTTTTATTTTAGTGCTTTCATGCGCAATATCTTTAACATAAAGTGAGCTAAGAATGATGACGCAACCGGTTAAAGCACCACAAATACTTTCTATGCCCATTCCGCCACCGAAGCCTGCAGAAAGTTTAAGGGCGTTTTTATCTAAACCAAGATTATAAGCATGGTTTGCCCCATATACTATTTTTTCAGCACAATTAAAATCCTCTTTATCACCAAAACCTGTTACTAATAACTGTTCTAACATTGAAAAGCCTCCGTGTATAGTGAACTTATGAATAATTATAACAAATTTATTGGAGAATAGTTTTATTTTAGCAGGTTTTTTTATAAAAACAACGAAACAGATATTTATAGAGGTTATGAAGGAGAGATAAGATGAAATCAAACAGAATTGATTTAACGATAAGTACAGAAAAATTACAAGAATCTAAAAACTTTTATATGGAACATTTTAACTTTAAGTTAATGTATGAGAGTGATTGGTATATAGAGTTGTTAGCTCCCAGCATTAATGTAGGAATAAGCTTTACGTTGCCGCAACGAGAAGAGGGTGAGTTTTTTAATGGTAGGGGTTTGATTTTATCATTAGAAGTTAATGATGTTGTAGCTGAATATGAGAGGATAAAAGCAGAAGGTTTATTGATTTACCAAGAAATCCAAGAAAAACCATGGGGGGAAAAAAGCTTTGTTATAAATGATCCTAATGGTGTTCATGTATATATTTATGAAGCAATTGAGCCGACTTTAGAATATAAGAAAGTATATGATTCCTTTAAATAAAAAAAGTGCAAAAATCGCTAAGCGATTTTTGCACTTTTTAATTTATATAATTTGCTTCAACTAACTCGGTTTTAGTTTTAAAGACGTTAGTCATAGCGGTAAATGGCATCGGCTTGCTGAACAAAAAGCCTTGAACATGATTGCATTTTTCTTCTTTAAGAAACTCTAACTGTTCATTTGTTTCGACGCCTTCGGCTACTACTTTTAATTTTAAGTTATGACCTAGACCCAAAATGGCTTTGGCAATATAGGCACCATCTGAATTATTGCTAATATCGCTAATAAAAGAACGATCAATCTTAAGCATATCAACCGGAAATCTCTTTAAATAAATCATTGAAGAATAACCCATCCCGAAATCGTCTAATGAAACTTTGATACCTTTGCTTTTTAGTTCGTTTAAAACATTAGTGGTATAATCAGCATTGCTCATAGCTGCTGTTTCGGTAATTTCGACGGTTAACCATTTAGGATCAAGGTTTGCTTCAGCTAAGCTATCAAAAATGACTTTTTGTAAATTTGCTTGCTGAAATTGCTTGGCTGATAAATTTACTGATACCGGAATTTGTGGCAAGCCCATCTCTTGCCATAGTTTATTATGTCTGCAAGCTGTTTTTATAACCCATTCGCCGATTTTAATAATAGATCCGGTCTCTTCAGCAATTGGAATAAAATCAGAAGGCATAATAAATCCTTTTTCGGGATGATTCCATCTTATTAAGGCTTCGACACCAACAATGTTTCCGGAAATATCAACCTGTGGTTGATAATATAACTCGAATTGATTTTCATTAAGGGCTGTTTGTAAATCAGCTTCTATTTCTAAGCGTTTAGAAAGATTTAACTCCATATCATCACAATAAAACTGGTAATTTTGATTACAACTTTCCCTGGAACGATACATAGCGATTTCGGACATTTTCATTAAAGTATTAGCATCAATGGCATCGTTAGGATAAATTGCTATTCCGGCATTTGTTTTGATGCTAAAGGTTTTACCGTTATAAGATAAAGGATTATGTAATGATGTTAAAATATCTTTAACATTCTCGGTAATTTCTTCGATACTAGCTAAATTAGGTAAAATTATAGCAAACTCATCACCGCCGTAACGGGTAATGTTATTGCTATTAGTCAGTTGTGATTTTAATTTATCAGCAATGGTGATTAACATTTGATCACCAGCCTCATAGCCTAATGTATTATTAATATATTTAAAATTTTGCAGATCAATAAAAACAATCGCCGTTAAATGATCTTTGGACTGGGGTGAATTAATATAAGCTGTTAGTTGTTGCGAAAACAAAGTCCTTTTTGGTATTTTAGTTAAAGCATCATAATTTGATAAAAACTCAACTACTTTTAGCTGTTCATCATGTTTTTGTTGTTGGAGTTTTATTTGAACTGTTTGATGTTCTAAATGCTCTTTATTGGCACTAAGTTCCGAAGACAAAGTCTTTAACGATTCTTCGTGCTCGTGATGTTTTTGATGCAATTTAATCAAATTAGCAATTAATAGACCACTAAACCAGTAAATAAAGAACGCTGTAACTGTTGTTTGGATTAATGTCCGCAATAAAATATCTGTTTCTGTCAACAGATTTGAGCCAAGAAAATAAGAAATGTTTGGGGAAAAAAATAAAAATGTAAAACTACCAATTAAATATATTATCACGAACATAAACGGTAGCTTTGACAGATATTTAGCAAAGAAAACTTTAATAAGTTCACTCATTCTAATATGCACCTCATAATTAAATTTAAATAGGTTCATCCAAAATTACTTCATCAAGTAATTCGATCAAACAATTTGAAGCTGTCCAGTTTACCAAATCCTCTATTAAGGTACTTTCAGAACCAAGGTTAGCCAGTAAGATTAAGGCTACATTTTCAGTAAAATCCTTTTGATAGACCTTGTAACTTGTGAATTTTAAGTTGTTTTCTAAAAGACTTAGTAATGAGTAGTCGATAACGACTTTAACTTTGCGGTAATGAACTCTTGTAACAATTGTGGCAGTCTCAATGCCGATAGTTGCCGATTTGCTATAAGCTCTTATCAAGCCGCCGGCACCTAGTTTGATGCCGCCGAAATATCGAGTTACAACAATAGCGACATTCTTGAGGTTGTTTTTTTTGATAACTTCAAGAATCGGACGTCCGGCTGTGCCACTTGGTTCACCATCATCATCAGCTTTTTGGATTTGATCATTTTCTCCAATAGTATAGGCTGAACAATTATGAGTTGCTTCCCAATGTGTTTTTTTGATTTTTTGAATAAAATCAATTGCTTCAGTTTCACTTTCAACATTAGCAACATAAGATATAAACTTTGACTTGCTAATTTCATATTCGGCTTCGCAGGAGCCACTAATGGTTTTAAAATCAGCTTGCATTTTTTACCCCTAAGAAATTAATACTAAAATATAAGATAATTATATCTTAATTATGACTGTTTGCAATAAAAATCTATTTAAAACGACAAAAAAATACAAAAAATAAAGATAAATAAAATTTTAGTAAAAAAATATAGAAAATAAAGATATTTTATAGTATTCTGTATATACTAAAAACATAAAAAACAAAGAAAGGCTGTGATAAGAGCACTATGAAAGAAGAGGAAATGAATAGGGGATTAAAGATGAGACACCTACAGTTAATTGCTTTAGGTGGTATTATTGGTAGTGGGTATTTTTTAGGAACCGGTTATATTCTTGAAAAAGCAGGACCGGCAGCAATTATATCTTATTTATTAGGTGGAGCTATTGTGTTGGCTGTAATGTTATGTTTGGCGGAATTAGCTGTAGCAAAGCCTGTTTCCAGTTCGTTTGTCACTTATGCCAAGGAGTATATTTCGCCGACCTGGGCGTGTGGTGTGGGTTGGTCGTATTGGTTAAATTGGGTCGCTTATGTGCCGTCAGAAATGATTGCAGCAGGAATAATTATGAATAAATTTGTTCCGGAGGTC belongs to Negativicutes bacterium and includes:
- a CDS encoding SGNH/GDSL hydrolase family protein — translated: PEKMIKVLGSRPDAYWRQEQDKVNSWIQQQEYNINVHDMMINNEGLLKEDLSVDGLHPDIEGKKIIGTIINEYIDKMKISTI
- a CDS encoding C-GCAxxG-C-C family protein, with translation MLEQLLVTGFGDKEDFNCAEKIVYGANHAYNLGLDKNALKLSAGFGGGMGIESICGALTGCVIILSSLYVKDIAHESTKIKELTQKLFYHYHKEMGSINCDNLKDKYRTPELKCQPVILVAARILDKIILEEKISTIK
- a CDS encoding VOC family protein, coding for MKSNRIDLTISTEKLQESKNFYMEHFNFKLMYESDWYIELLAPSINVGISFTLPQREEGEFFNGRGLILSLEVNDVVAEYERIKAEGLLIYQEIQEKPWGEKSFVINDPNGVHVYIYEAIEPTLEYKKVYDSFK
- a CDS encoding bifunctional diguanylate cyclase/phosphodiesterase; protein product: MSELIKVFFAKYLSKLPFMFVIIYLIGSFTFLFFSPNISYFLGSNLLTETDILLRTLIQTTVTAFFIYWFSGLLIANLIKLHQKHHEHEESLKTLSSELSANKEHLEHQTVQIKLQQQKHDEQLKVVEFLSNYDALTKIPKRTLFSQQLTAYINSPQSKDHLTAIVFIDLQNFKYINNTLGYEAGDQMLITIADKLKSQLTNSNNITRYGGDEFAIILPNLASIEEITENVKDILTSLHNPLSYNGKTFSIKTNAGIAIYPNDAIDANTLMKMSEIAMYRSRESCNQNYQFYCDDMELNLSKRLEIEADLQTALNENQFELYYQPQVDISGNIVGVEALIRWNHPEKGFIMPSDFIPIAEETGSIIKIGEWVIKTACRHNKLWQEMGLPQIPVSVNLSAKQFQQANLQKVIFDSLAEANLDPKWLTVEITETAAMSNADYTTNVLNELKSKGIKVSLDDFGMGYSSMIYLKRFPVDMLKIDRSFISDISNNSDGAYIAKAILGLGHNLKLKVVAEGVETNEQLEFLKEEKCNHVQGFLFSKPMPFTAMTNVFKTKTELVEANYIN
- a CDS encoding YigZ family protein, whose product is MQADFKTISGSCEAEYEISKSKFISYVANVESETEAIDFIQKIKKTHWEATHNCSAYTIGENDQIQKADDDGEPSGTAGRPILEVIKKNNLKNVAIVVTRYFGGIKLGAGGLIRAYSKSATIGIETATIVTRVHYRKVKVVIDYSLLSLLENNLKFTSYKVYQKDFTENVALILLANLGSESTLIEDLVNWTASNCLIELLDEVILDEPI